A single region of the Brassica rapa cultivar Chiifu-401-42 chromosome A03, CAAS_Brap_v3.01, whole genome shotgun sequence genome encodes:
- the LOC103860708 gene encoding protein IQ-DOMAIN 31, with translation MANSKRLFGVVRRNLLRRSPSSITTIRSSIQQTTRENIAAIKIQAFFRGHLARRAFRALKSLVKLQAVARGVLVRRQARIALHCMHALARLQVRVRARQILSH, from the exons ATGGCCAACTCCAAGAGATTGTTTGGCGTTGTGCGGAGGAACCTTCTCCGGCGATCTCCCAGCAGCATCACCACCATTCGCTCATCAATCCAACAAACCACTAGAGAGAACATTGCCGCCATTAAAATCCAAGCTTTCTTCAGAGGTCACCTG GCAAGGAGAGCGTTCAGAGCGCTCAAGAGTCTGGTGAAGCTTCAGGCAGTGGCGAGAGGTGTGCTTGTAAGGAGACAAGCTCGAATAGCCTTACATTGTATGCATGCTCTTGCTCGCTTGCAGGTTAGGGTTCGTGCTCGTCAGATTCTCTCCCATTAA